A window of Mucilaginibacter paludis DSM 18603 contains these coding sequences:
- a CDS encoding TlpA family protein disulfide reductase: MKIHNLCRCILWLLITVQLPLFARAQTTNKRHPVIIDLVIDDPAMLQDAAIEFSMSKNDINTNYAIGTDLYRFKITAAKTMLVIPLSVSLNYGRIDYVYNKPGTGRPLNRSNNLFLFQQGDTVELHLSNQKNGAFFSGRSADTYNCMYKISNSDVIINNNQYNTYMRLKDYEAAFDCRKSQLDSILKVQSAILNSLKGKLSREIYNLIGLDCWGNYNQRLVEMYYTPFTLQTTEIYKTAKKLFIRDYGHYKEKILTDSNLFVLSYQYADFLFKKDRAYAVIMNSNAGKSHYPDLKFADINQAIDLNQDNGALRDKLKLLAFYEIDRRRQSDFVDFVNKAVSEAVNNQYKKALQEFSDNSAIGANAYPFELPDENGKIRQLKDFQGKVVVMDFWFTGCEGCIGMAAKLKPIISSFKANPDVIFITVSLDRNKTMWLKSLAAEKYSGKSEINLLAGMDRQSAIVKHYNIQGCPTIIIISKDGKIISVAPPDPRTDSKAFIAMVKQSL, encoded by the coding sequence ATGAAAATACATAATTTGTGTAGATGCATTTTATGGTTACTGATAACGGTACAGTTACCATTATTTGCCCGCGCACAAACAACCAATAAAAGGCATCCTGTGATTATTGATCTTGTTATAGATGATCCTGCAATGCTTCAGGATGCCGCTATTGAATTTAGCATGAGTAAGAATGACATTAATACCAATTATGCAATCGGCACAGACTTATACCGTTTCAAAATAACCGCAGCTAAGACTATGCTGGTCATTCCATTATCAGTCTCGCTCAACTATGGACGTATAGATTATGTTTATAACAAACCAGGGACAGGCAGGCCGCTTAACCGCAGCAATAATCTATTTCTTTTTCAGCAAGGAGATACGGTAGAATTGCATTTGTCAAATCAAAAGAACGGAGCTTTTTTTAGTGGTAGAAGCGCCGACACGTACAATTGTATGTATAAAATAAGTAACAGTGATGTGATAATTAACAATAATCAATATAATACCTACATGCGGTTAAAGGATTATGAAGCGGCATTTGACTGCCGTAAATCCCAACTGGATTCCATATTAAAAGTACAATCAGCCATCCTGAATAGCTTGAAAGGGAAATTAAGCCGGGAAATTTATAACTTAATTGGCTTGGATTGTTGGGGTAATTACAATCAAAGGCTTGTCGAAATGTATTATACACCTTTTACCCTGCAAACCACGGAAATTTATAAAACAGCAAAAAAATTGTTTATAAGGGATTACGGTCATTACAAAGAAAAGATCTTAACTGACTCTAATTTATTCGTTTTATCGTACCAGTATGCTGATTTTTTATTTAAAAAGGACAGGGCCTATGCCGTAATCATGAACAGCAATGCCGGGAAAAGCCATTATCCCGATCTTAAATTCGCGGATATTAATCAGGCAATTGATCTAAATCAGGATAATGGCGCTCTAAGGGATAAATTAAAATTGCTCGCCTTTTATGAAATAGACCGGCGAAGGCAGAGCGACTTTGTTGATTTTGTAAACAAGGCGGTTAGCGAAGCTGTAAATAACCAGTATAAAAAAGCCTTACAGGAATTTAGTGATAACAGCGCTATCGGTGCAAACGCGTATCCTTTTGAGCTTCCAGACGAAAATGGGAAAATCCGTCAATTGAAAGATTTTCAGGGTAAGGTGGTAGTTATGGATTTTTGGTTTACCGGGTGTGAGGGTTGTATAGGCATGGCTGCAAAGCTAAAGCCAATTATTTCATCCTTTAAGGCAAACCCTGATGTAATATTCATTACCGTAAGCCTTGACAGGAACAAAACCATGTGGTTAAAAAGTTTGGCTGCTGAAAAATACAGTGGTAAAAGTGAAATTAATCTATTGGCGGGAATGGACAGGCAATCAGCCATTGTCAAACATTATAATATTCAGGGATGCCCGACAATAATTATCATTTCCAAGGACGGAAAAATTATTTCTGTCGCACCACCAGACCCAAGAACTGATAGTAAAGCTTTTATTGCAATGGTGAAACAATCACTGTAA
- a CDS encoding Crp/Fnr family transcriptional regulator: MTADELYKLLFTIRNLPAALSDEGERARLTAYLNKIVGHSYHQRDQLLLSEGQEAMYIYFLEKGFARGYYHDIQHDREHTVMLWDQYSFITDPPAFFEKEPSKLNIEVMAGSHLLFISRQQLDELYQTFPYAEVFTFRITSFYSAHFATRSHDLVSLSAWERYQQLLKHYPKIELKVTKKIIASYIDVAPQSLSRLIKANRCR, from the coding sequence ATGACAGCAGATGAATTATATAAGCTTCTATTTACTATCAGGAATCTTCCGGCAGCGTTATCAGACGAAGGTGAAAGAGCGCGGTTAACAGCTTACCTGAATAAAATTGTTGGCCATAGTTATCACCAGCGCGATCAACTCCTTTTAAGTGAAGGACAGGAGGCCATGTATATTTACTTCCTGGAAAAAGGTTTTGCGAGAGGGTATTATCATGATATTCAGCATGACCGGGAGCATACGGTTATGCTTTGGGATCAGTATTCGTTTATTACTGACCCGCCCGCTTTTTTTGAAAAAGAGCCTTCCAAACTTAACATAGAAGTGATGGCCGGAAGCCACCTGCTTTTTATCTCCCGGCAACAATTAGATGAGCTTTACCAGACCTTTCCCTATGCCGAAGTTTTCACTTTCCGTATTACCTCTTTTTATAGCGCCCATTTTGCTACGAGAAGCCACGACCTGGTAAGTTTATCTGCGTGGGAGCGGTATCAACAATTATTAAAACACTATCCAAAAATTGAATTAAAGGTCACAAAAAAGATCATTGCATCTTATATTGATGTTGCCCCGCAGTCATTGAGCCGCCTGATCAAAGCGAATCGCTGCCGTTAA
- a CDS encoding MauE/DoxX family redox-associated membrane protein, with protein sequence MESVITTKSKIQISELAKEITAIAIRWLCMALFFYTAHAKTVDHDRFLKGLARVHLISGFALFLSYAVPIVEFLVALLLLVPNTAKTGLYCFIAVMSAFTIYIASALIWEPTLPCHCGGAIEKLSWGQHIWFNLAFILIAITGVWLINFNKTFKLQKS encoded by the coding sequence ATGGAAAGTGTAATAACAACTAAATCTAAAATTCAAATCTCAGAACTTGCAAAGGAAATTACAGCGATTGCTATCCGTTGGTTATGTATGGCATTATTCTTTTATACTGCCCATGCGAAAACCGTTGATCACGACCGTTTCCTAAAAGGTCTGGCAAGGGTACATTTGATCAGCGGCTTTGCCTTATTTCTTTCTTATGCTGTTCCAATTGTCGAATTTTTAGTTGCGTTGTTATTGTTGGTGCCGAACACTGCAAAGACTGGGCTATATTGCTTTATCGCAGTAATGTCTGCGTTTACAATTTACATCGCAAGCGCGCTGATTTGGGAACCAACCCTTCCGTGCCATTGCGGGGGAGCCATCGAAAAACTAAGCTGGGGACAACATATATGGTTTAATCTCGCATTCATACTTATAGCCATTACAGGTGTCTGGCTCATTAATTTTAACAAAACATTTAAATTACAAAAATCATGA
- a CDS encoding helix-turn-helix domain-containing protein, which yields MPMLIPGTKMHIVTFSFIMLEFCMFIWQMARYFYRLRDKHRGWYILLLLLLLLYNITNGFFPDPNIPLPVKTQNIIAYGMAFLMVSYFPFYFYKEFDLTALRNHVLYGVPIFLILPYIIFFVIMYSINGELKRDMGYGVILPFAYSLVLLWIVLSAIRKRYQQNRDDHFYAEEISVYFAVLPWVPMTLFAWLEVGQVVETLCANLGFLIITIIFFIKSARRAMQEYLEENAITIGETNPYQFQANCLHFDLTRTEILIIQYIYKGKSNKEIADLMSISENTVKKHLQNVYRKVNVKSRAALIYTLQNHHSTML from the coding sequence ATGCCTATGCTTATCCCGGGAACCAAAATGCACATTGTGACGTTCAGTTTCATCATGCTGGAATTTTGCATGTTTATCTGGCAGATGGCACGATACTTCTACCGGTTGCGGGACAAGCACCGGGGTTGGTATATCCTATTGTTGTTATTGCTGTTGCTATATAATATTACTAACGGTTTTTTTCCTGACCCCAATATTCCATTGCCTGTCAAAACACAGAATATCATCGCTTATGGAATGGCTTTCCTGATGGTGTCGTATTTCCCATTTTATTTTTACAAGGAGTTTGACCTAACCGCGTTAAGAAATCATGTGCTTTATGGTGTGCCTATCTTCCTGATACTCCCTTATATCATCTTTTTTGTGATCATGTATTCCATTAATGGAGAACTTAAAAGAGATATGGGCTATGGCGTAATCCTTCCGTTTGCGTATTCCCTGGTATTGCTTTGGATTGTTCTATCCGCGATCAGGAAGCGTTACCAGCAGAACAGGGATGATCATTTCTATGCAGAGGAAATCAGTGTTTACTTCGCTGTTTTACCGTGGGTGCCGATGACGTTGTTCGCATGGCTGGAGGTCGGGCAAGTTGTCGAAACTTTATGCGCTAACCTTGGATTCCTTATCATAACGATCATATTTTTTATCAAGTCGGCAAGGCGGGCCATGCAGGAATACCTGGAAGAAAACGCTATCACCATCGGAGAAACTAATCCTTATCAATTCCAGGCTAATTGCCTGCATTTTGATCTCACCCGAACGGAGATATTGATCATCCAGTATATATATAAAGGCAAGTCGAATAAAGAGATCGCTGATCTGATGTCTATTTCGGAAAATACGGTTAAAAAACATCTTCAAAATGTGTACCGCAAGGTCAATGTAAAGAGCCGTGCCGCGCTGATCTATACATTACAAAATCACCACAGCACTATGTTATAA
- a CDS encoding RagB/SusD family nutrient uptake outer membrane protein, with protein MKKNKQWFYIMALLLSLYACKKSDFLDKKPATNILTPTTLTDFQNLLNNTNFLNSTGGLAQLSADEYMVSDANWLNATATERNAYIWANDIYAGDVNIQDWNTLYLQVFYSNSVLDGLAKSDSAITLQGQYIKGWALFTRAFAFYDLTRTFCKAYDASTANSDLGIPLRLKSGVDDIQQRATLQQTYNQIFSDLITAASLLPSTRPSANLNRPSKIAVYALLARIYLDMRNYAQAENYADQCLGLYSSLIDYNTISKTASSPFTTVNNELIYNARQVIAYPNFSLTTSGSKGRIPINIINLYAPNDLRLLIFFSKSADGTYYRKKGYYGLGNYAFTGLATDEQYLIKAECLARKGMVSATMDKLNQLLINRYSNTTAYAPLTASSPATALAAALTERQKELVWRGLRWYDLKRLNKEGANITLSRIISGTTYTLPPNDNRWVLPIPTDEIALSGIQQNPR; from the coding sequence ATGAAAAAAAACAAACAATGGTTTTATATAATGGCCCTGCTACTAAGCCTTTATGCCTGTAAAAAATCTGATTTTTTAGACAAAAAACCTGCTACTAATATTTTAACGCCAACCACGTTGACGGATTTTCAAAACCTGCTTAACAACACGAACTTTTTGAACAGCACAGGAGGGCTGGCGCAGCTTTCGGCAGATGAATATATGGTAAGCGATGCCAACTGGCTGAACGCAACGGCAACAGAACGGAACGCCTATATATGGGCAAATGACATATATGCCGGGGATGTGAATATACAGGATTGGAATACGCTGTATTTGCAGGTATTTTATTCAAATAGCGTACTGGACGGATTAGCCAAATCCGACAGCGCAATAACGTTACAAGGTCAGTATATAAAGGGATGGGCACTATTTACCCGTGCATTTGCTTTTTATGACCTGACACGAACTTTTTGCAAAGCCTATGATGCCAGTACAGCCAATTCGGATTTAGGTATCCCGCTACGCCTAAAATCGGGCGTTGATGATATTCAGCAGCGAGCAACCTTACAGCAAACCTACAATCAGATTTTCAGTGATCTCATAACAGCGGCAAGTTTGCTCCCTTCGACCAGGCCATCTGCTAACTTAAACCGCCCCTCAAAAATCGCGGTTTATGCTTTACTGGCCCGAATTTACCTGGATATGCGAAATTATGCGCAGGCTGAAAATTACGCAGATCAATGCCTGGGTTTGTATAGTAGTCTGATCGACTACAACACGATTAGCAAAACGGCAAGCAGCCCGTTCACTACGGTTAATAATGAACTGATCTACAATGCAAGGCAGGTGATCGCTTACCCTAATTTTTCCCTGACCACATCCGGCTCAAAAGGGAGAATCCCCATCAATATTATAAATCTATATGCTCCGAATGACCTGCGATTGTTGATTTTCTTTTCTAAATCAGCAGATGGCACCTACTACAGAAAAAAAGGTTATTACGGGTTAGGGAATTATGCTTTCACGGGTTTGGCTACCGATGAGCAGTACCTTATTAAAGCAGAATGCTTGGCGAGAAAAGGAATGGTCAGCGCGACTATGGATAAATTAAACCAACTACTGATCAACCGTTACAGTAATACCACTGCATACGCACCCTTGACGGCATCATCTCCTGCCACTGCTTTAGCTGCTGCTTTGACTGAACGTCAAAAAGAGCTGGTATGGCGAGGGCTCCGGTGGTATGACCTAAAGCGGTTAAATAAAGAGGGTGCTAATATTACGCTTAGCCGTATTATTAGCGGAACTACCTACACTTTACCTCCTAATGATAACCGTTGGGTATTACCCATCCCAACGGACGAAATCGCGCTAAGCGGCATACAGCAAAATCCACGGTAA